In Myxococcales bacterium, the DNA window CAGCAGCACTCCAAGAGGAACGTCCGAAATCGTGCGGAGCTTGGTGGCCTCGCGCAACTTCTCGTCGAATGTGTCGAGTGCGTCTTCTTCCGAAATCTCCAGCTTCTGGGTGTAATCGATGTTCCAATACTCTTCGATCCGAAAACCTTTATCGTCGAAGAGCGCGTAGTGGGCGGGCGGCAGCTTCCGAATGGATCGGTAGATCGTCCAGGGATCGGGGATGCACTGCAGATGGGTGTAGAGTTCCAGACCTTCTACATCGATCGTGCTGTCCACGAGTGGATGTCGGACCAGTGGGTCAATCTCGGAAGAGAACACGATGCCCCGGGGCGTGAGCGCATAAGCGAAGGGCTTCTTCCCTACCCGGTCTCGCGCCATGAACAGCCGTCGCTTGCTCTCGTCCCAGATTGCAAAGGCAAACATTCCTCGCAGCCGTTCCAGACAATCGACACCGTAGCGTCGGTAGAGGGCCAGCAGGACTTCAGTGTCGGTGTTCGAGTGGAACTGGTATCCGCTGGCGACGAGTTCGTCTCGTTGCTCCTGAAAGTTGTAAATCTCACCGTTGTACACGATGGAATTGCCCGTTTCCGAATCCAGCATGGGTTGATGGCCCGCGGAGCTGAGGTCGATAATGCTCAGACGTGCATGGCCAAGCACGCAGTGGCCTTGTGGCGAGCGCCAGAGACCTGAATCATCGGGGCCCCGATGTCGGATACGGCGGGCGATGTCTGCAACGTCGGCGTCAGTAGGGACACCCGACCACTCGACTTGTCCTGCGATTCCGCACACTGCTTCGGTCTTCCTCGCCCTCGTTCCGCAAGATCAGGTTGGCCATATCGGCACTGGGGGGCGCCGCCGAAGACTAAGGAGTATTGCGCACTGCGGCCATAGCCGCCCGCTTCGCAGTGGACCGGGGGAGGCTGCGCCAAGGCTGCATGGAAGCGGTTACTGACTCATCAATTCGGAGTAGAGCTGAACATGCTCGTCGACCATTTTTTCCGATTGGAACAATCGGCGTACCCGTGCCACGGCCTCTGCCCCGAACGTCTCTCTCAGCGACGGTGATTCGATCATTCGATCGATGCAATCGGCCACCAGGTCGGGCCGCTCGATTGGAATCACGAAACCGCTCTCGCCGTCGGCAACGCACTCGGCGTTCCCACCCATATTGGTCACCACGGCGGGCAATCCCGCATTCATGTATTCGAGCAGTGAATTCGATAATCCTTCAGCGTGAGTGGAGCACAGCAACCCGATGTCTGCTGTCGACAGAAATGTCTCGACGTCATCGCGCCGGCCCAGCAGCATGACCTGCTTTTCCAGGCCCAGCCGCCTCACCTGGTCTAGAAGCGCTTGTTCGAAACCCCGGTCTTCCCCAAGAATCCACAAGACGACCTTCCGGCCCCTCTCTTTCAAAAGGCTCACCGCATCAATGAGATCAGCGTGTCCCTTGTAGGCATGAAGGTTTGCGACGCAGACCAACACCACATCATCAGCCGTCGCGCCGTGCTTGGCTCGCGTCTCGTCGTCATTCGAGGTCGGCCTCTGCGGGTCCGTGCGGCTAGCCTGAAACCCGTTGTAGATGAGCCGGATTTTCCCCCTGGCTCTTGGTTCCCAGTGCTCCGTATCGGCCAGCACGGCTTTTGCGTTTGCAATGACGACACTCGCGCGGATATTCGTGAGATCTTCGAGTCTCCGTAGCCATGCGTTTTCTTCTTTATACCAGGCCAAATTTCTCCTGCTGGTGATGAAAACCGCACTTGGAATAGACGAAGCAACGAGGCCGCTCCAGATGTTGGGCCAGATCAGGTAGGAATGGATGATGTCCGGGCGGAACTTCTTCAAGTGTCGGAACAGTCTAAAGAGCGCCACGACCGTTGCTGGAGAACGAGGCGAGGCTTTGAACCCGCAAGAAACGATTTCGACTTTTTCAGAAATTTCTGCCGCCATCGCCCGGCCCTCTTCAAGTAGGACGACCATGACGGAACAACCCTGATCGGCCATGGCGGACGCGAGTTGTACGACCTGCTTCTGCGTGCCGGCTCGATTCAGCTGTGGCAAAACATATGCAATTTTCAATTTCGCATCGTTCGCCATGGCGAGCAGGTTACAAGCGTTTCGGTCTGTCAGCAATCAGAATCGTGCGCCTTGCGGCGGCAATGGGACTTCGCATCAACGGAATTCCTTGATCACCGCGATCAACTTCGGCACGTCTTTGGACACGAATATCAACGCGGCATAGAGGAGGATCGGAAGGGTGACGGCCAGCCATTCGCTGCCCCGGGAGAGGAGCTCGAAGTAGAGAAGTAGTGAGGTGACGATGCCTACTACCACCCAGGCCCAGGTCTTTGCGAGCAGACCCATTTCAATGACTTCCCGAATTCGATAGGCCTGCAGCAACATCACGGTCGCCTCTGCGAGCACGAGCGCGATCATCGCGCCAATCGCACCGAAGGATGGCGTGATCGCGAGGATCAGACCGATTTTCACAAAGACACCGATCGTCATCGACTGGGCGCGGATTGCCTGTCGCCCCGAGGAGACGATCGGCACGCTGATCCCGAAATTCATGAAGTGAAAAAGCAAGTAGACCGCGCCCACGACGAGAAGCTGCGACAATTCCTCGAAACCTTCTCCGTAAACGAGGTGGAGGACCCACTTCGACAGGGCTGCCAGTCCGACGACACTCGCTCCCGCAGCGATGGTCAGCATTTGCAGTGAGGTCGTCGTGATCTTGCGGAAGAGAACTGGATTGTCACGGCCGAAGACTCGGGACCAGATGGGCATGATGGAGAGATTGAGGAACAGAGGAAAGACTGCTGCGAGTAAGAGGAGGCGAGTAATGGAGGCAAATTCGCCGACCAGACTCTGACTTGCGATGAACGACAAGACGACGATGTCGCTCTGCAAGAAGGCGCTCTCAGCCATTGCGGCTGCGGTGTAAGGAGCGGTATTGCGCAGCGTAGCCCAGTGGGGCGGAAGGGTGACGCGGATGGGGATGAAGCGCCGCACGATCACAGAGTTGAGGATGAGCTGGGCCGAGACCGAAGCGACGGAAGCCCATCCCACGATGATAATTGGAAAGCCCAGCAGAAGAAGTGCGACTGCGCTGCTATAGATCACCGCCTGAACGCAGGTGCTCAGCGCTTCCAGTTCCATTCGCTCGCGTGCGCGAAAGATAGCGTGATTGAGTTGACTGTAAGAACGAATCAGATTCGAGACCGTGAGCAGAATGAAGAGTTCCTTCACCCACCGCTCGTAGGGAAGCACGAAGGCTAGAATGACGAGCACCACCACGCAAAGGGCCGTGGTGACCAGCTTGATTCCCATGGAATGGCTGTATTCATCGCTTTCTGAGTCAGGAAAAGCAGCGGCTTGCCGAACCAATCGACCGGCAAGCCCGATATCCGCGAGGATGAGGAAGTACCCCGAGACCGCGACTGCAGTCGCGTAACCTCCGAATCCTTCAGTGCCCACGCTCCGAATCAGAATTGCGACGACCACGAAGTTGAGAAGTCGCCCGAAGACGTTGGCCAGGGTCAGTGAGCCGGTGTTCTTTAGGATGCGAAAGATCGGATGCTGCATGTCCTCGGGAACTGCACGATTTGAGCTGCGATGGAGGGGGCCATGCCCGTGCGGCTCCCCGGATGACGTAAGAACTTAGTGCCAGATGTAGAGCTTGTGGAGGGCGTCCATATGGCTGACGATCGCTCGTTCCCTTGCGGAAAAGCGTTCGTGCTCTTCACCCACCATGTATTGGGAGTGAAACTCTACGAACATGAATTCGACTTTGTCGAGGTCGCCGCCGTCGATCATCTTCTCGAGCACGTCATATTCGCTGGCCTCGATATCCATCTTGATGACGATTTCGTCGTAGTCGAATTTTGAGCGAAGAAAACTCGAGAAATCGATCGTGGCCACCTCGGTCGCCTGCTCTTCGTTTGCCTCGTAGTAGGCGGAGTTGTGCTCGCTCAAGATGGAAGCCCCGGTCGTGACTTTTCCACGATGATCCTCGACGAGGCCAAATAGCTTCATGGTTCCGTCTTCCGTCCAAACCGCCTTCTCGAGAATCTCGACATTTGGCAAATCCCCGAACTCCTCTTTGAGCTTTCGAACGCAGTGAGGGTTCGGTTCCATCAGTATGAAGTCGTATTTGCTGAGCGGGAAGTACTTCTTGAAGTAGCTGAAGCCCTGGCCGAGGTTGGATCCACAATCGATGAAGAGTCTCTTCTTGTCGTCGCCGAGGAAGCGCCGCCGGATGAAACCGAGTTGGAATATCCAGATCCTGCGGAAGATCGAAACCAGTGATTTTATTTTCATGAAGTTCCCGGTCGCTAGGAGATCGAGGTCAGGGGTCGAGCAATCGCGCGTCTTCGGGACCGAACGCGAGGGATTCTCTCGTCCATCGTAGGCATACTACCCGAGGGGCACGTGTGGGTTCAAGACGTCATTACACCTCTCTCATTGAACTCACAGCCACCCGTACGGCACCGCGGAGGAAGAGGAATAGGCGGACCGAACTCGATCTCCTGCGAGAATCCCGGTTGCAGCCCGCTACCACGGCGGTGGAAGAACTCTCCCGACGACGCTCCTGCGTGGCCTTGTTTCTGTGTCCGGAATACGCTCGCGCGATGCATCGGGCCTAGCCGCGACACCGCCTCATTTGTAGGACTCGGCCTCTTTCGCACCCCCCCCCGACCGGTCGATCAGTCAGCTTAGAAGCGCCACGTACATAGCCGAACGTGGGTCGCGCAATCAGGCCGTAGAGTCATGAGGGGGCTCGCAAATGAAATCTCGGGCGGGCATCTCGATCGCTGCGCGACTCGGGTTGATGACTGTTGCCCTGATCGTGCCCCTCGCAATGGTGGGTCTCACTATTCGTACCGGCCTCGAGTACAACCCGCGTGACTTCTTGCGTGCCCGGCGAGTTGTCGAACTCAGCCAACGTGTCAAGTCCCAGATGCTGATCGAGCAAGAAGTCACACTGATGATGCTGTTGGATGAAGAAGCTCTCGACATGGCACCGCGAAAGATCGACGCCTACGACAAGAACATCGAGATCCTCGAAGAGATCGAGGAACTCACTCACTCACCCGAGATCATCCACCAGATTCATCAAATCAGAGATCTCGATGCCGAAGTCCTCCGCTCCTTGGACACGCAAGTTCTCGAGCAGCTCTTTGCTGGAAATCGCGAGCAAGCGGTGGAAATCGGGATCTGGCGGCACAACACGTAGAAACGTCGCGAGCAGCTGGCATGGCCGAGATCTCCACCGGCGTATTGCACAATATCGGAAACTCCCTCAACAGCGTAACGACGACCGCCCACGTGCTTTTGGAGGGACTCACGAACCTGAAGGTGGCGAGCCTGAAACGCTGCACCCAGCTATTGGAGGAGCATGCCGATGATCTCCCTTCATTCTTTGCAAGCCGCAAGGGTCAGCTCTTCCCCAGCTACTTGAACAGTGTCGTTGACGAAATCGACGTCGCTCGCGACAGATCGCTGGATGACCTGGTTCGCATGGGAGAGTCCATCGAGCATATTCAAGCGGCGGTCGCTACCCAACAGACCTACGCTCGCGGGGGCGGAACAGTCAACCGCCATGCGATGTCGGAATTATTGGATCACGCGGTCAATATTTGTTCGGCCACGCGGGCATGGAAGGAGACTGAGCTAGAGCGGGATTATATTCCCGCCACTGAGCTTGTCGTCGACAAAAACAGGGTAATTCAAATCCTCGTAAACTGCGTATCCAACGCCCGGCAGGCCATGGACGAGGTGGATCGTCCCCCCCACTTGATCATGCGGATCCTGCAGGGGAAGGATCACACACTCTGCGTCGAGATCCAGGACAACGGTCCGGGTGTGGCTCCGAAAAACGTTTCACGGCTCTTCGAACACGGTTTCACGACGAAACGAGACGGCCACGGTTTCGGACTTCATAGCTCGGCAAACCATGCCATGGAAATGGGGGGGGCTCACCGGATTCAACAATCCAGATGGCGTAGGCGCCACGTTCTCTCTCACCTTGCCTTTGTCGCCGCCCGAACAGCCTCACTGAAGCTCGATTCGCAAATCCCCGAGCTACATCCCCTGGCTATCGGCCCAACAAGAGCTTGGTCAATGAATCAATCGCCTGCTCCGTGGGCAGCGCTGGGGCAATCATGAAGACACTCCCCGCCTTGGGCTCAACGCCGAGATCTGAAGTCGACGCGACATTGACCACGCTACCCCCGGATCCAATCGAAGAAATATCCGTGCCCTTCGCCACCAGGTAGACCTTGAGCTTGTCGGAAGCCAGATCATCGCCGGAGGCACTGGTGACGATCAGGTGGGAACTGAATTTGGCTCCTTTCAATTCATCGAGCGGCTTGTCTCCCAGGATCACCACTACCGTGGCGCGCGAGAATTTTGCAATCACCTTTTGCTTGCCCGAGTAGTCGGATAGCGCCAGCATGTCGACGTTGTACGTCTTTACTTTCAGCGACTTCTTGAGCAGCGCCGAAATCGTACTCTTCAGTTCTCGGGATTCACTACTGAACACCACATAGGCATCCGTGACCGCCAAGCATGGGCTGGCGGCCGTTACGATCAACATCAGGATGGCGAGCAGTGTGAACCGCAGCCGGTCGGGGAGAGCGTTGAAGTTTGTCTTGGACATGATGCTTCCCCCTTTCCTAAAATGAGTAGATGACTGAGCCCATGAGCATTTGGACGGCACGTTTACCACCCGCGGCCAAATAGGGCCCCGGAGCTTCTTTGAAGTTCACGATCCGGTGGTGCTGCCATTCAAAGCGAAGCCGCGCATTGGAGAAGAATTCAAATTCCGATCCGAGAGTCCAGCGTCGACGGTGAAATGGGGTGAAGAGCGCTTTGTTGTTCGTATTCACTTCGTCGTAGCGCCCAATCAAGCGAACGTACAACTTGTCTCCGGGTCCGAAGCGACATGGGATTATCGACCCTTCCAGATACCAGGCCTCCATATTGTAGTCGCCGGTAGACATGTTGATGCTCGCGGGCATCCCGTAGAGGTTCGTGCCCGCCACCTGCTCGACCTGCGCCTGAACCCATTCTCCCCTCAAGGTCCAGTTGCGGCTGATCCAGTTGGCGTGGAAGCCATACATGAACAGTCCACGCTTCCC includes these proteins:
- a CDS encoding glycosyltransferase — encoded protein: MKIAYVLPQLNRAGTQKQVVQLASAMADQGCSVMVVLLEEGRAMAAEISEKVEIVSCGFKASPRSPATVVALFRLFRHLKKFRPDIIHSYLIWPNIWSGLVASSIPSAVFITSRRNLAWYKEENAWLRRLEDLTNIRASVVIANAKAVLADTEHWEPRARGKIRLIYNGFQASRTDPQRPTSNDDETRAKHGATADDVVLVCVANLHAYKGHADLIDAVSLLKERGRKVVLWILGEDRGFEQALLDQVRRLGLEKQVMLLGRRDDVETFLSTADIGLLCSTHAEGLSNSLLEYMNAGLPAVVTNMGGNAECVADGESGFVIPIERPDLVADCIDRMIESPSLRETFGAEAVARVRRLFQSEKMVDEHVQLYSELMSQ
- a CDS encoding oligosaccharide flippase family protein, producing MQHPIFRILKNTGSLTLANVFGRLLNFVVVAILIRSVGTEGFGGYATAVAVSGYFLILADIGLAGRLVRQAAAFPDSESDEYSHSMGIKLVTTALCVVVLVILAFVLPYERWVKELFILLTVSNLIRSYSQLNHAIFRARERMELEALSTCVQAVIYSSAVALLLLGFPIIIVGWASVASVSAQLILNSVIVRRFIPIRVTLPPHWATLRNTAPYTAAAMAESAFLQSDIVVLSFIASQSLVGEFASITRLLLLAAVFPLFLNLSIMPIWSRVFGRDNPVLFRKITTTSLQMLTIAAGASVVGLAALSKWVLHLVYGEGFEELSQLLVVGAVYLLFHFMNFGISVPIVSSGRQAIRAQSMTIGVFVKIGLILAITPSFGAIGAMIALVLAEATVMLLQAYRIREVIEMGLLAKTWAWVVVGIVTSLLLYFELLSRGSEWLAVTLPILLYAALIFVSKDVPKLIAVIKEFR
- a CDS encoding FkbM family methyltransferase; this translates as MKIKSLVSIFRRIWIFQLGFIRRRFLGDDKKRLFIDCGSNLGQGFSYFKKYFPLSKYDFILMEPNPHCVRKLKEEFGDLPNVEILEKAVWTEDGTMKLFGLVEDHRGKVTTGASILSEHNSAYYEANEEQATEVATIDFSSFLRSKFDYDEIVIKMDIEASEYDVLEKMIDGGDLDKVEFMFVEFHSQYMVGEEHERFSARERAIVSHMDALHKLYIWH